The Vibrio tasmaniensis genome includes a region encoding these proteins:
- a CDS encoding Gfo/Idh/MocA family protein yields MSDTQRKIKWGIAGLGNIANRFATAVTEHCLHGELYAVAARDHSRAATFANKFGCDKAYGSYEEMANDPSVEAVYIATVHPYHQPLAQLFLSHKKHVLVEKPAFTNLGDWLEMKALANQNGVMLLEAMKTVVFPAYRELQSFLVDNNIQIDSIEASFGNHHDYEPDLFIFNPDLSGGATLDVGVYGLWFFYDLCRTLVVKPSKPQVEMSCLYEGANVDTDACFTFSGDMNGKISASTVQNLPRTAHLSGPDTKITIHEKWWNPAFIDIEHQGKKSTITNQVTGNGFEFEIDHFSGLVLQGKTESDILSSEITSQVLDTMEKALIDSNYPHLTQPRR; encoded by the coding sequence ATGAGCGACACGCAGCGTAAAATTAAATGGGGTATCGCAGGGCTAGGCAATATCGCCAATCGATTCGCAACAGCTGTAACCGAGCACTGTCTGCATGGTGAATTGTATGCCGTTGCCGCAAGGGATCACTCACGCGCAGCTACGTTCGCCAATAAGTTTGGTTGCGACAAGGCTTATGGGTCTTATGAAGAGATGGCGAATGACCCAAGTGTTGAAGCGGTTTACATCGCTACGGTTCACCCATACCACCAGCCACTCGCCCAACTGTTTCTAAGCCATAAAAAACACGTATTGGTTGAGAAGCCGGCTTTCACTAATCTTGGTGATTGGCTGGAGATGAAAGCTCTCGCAAATCAAAATGGTGTGATGTTGCTAGAAGCGATGAAAACCGTGGTGTTTCCCGCGTATCGTGAGCTCCAATCATTCTTGGTCGACAACAACATTCAGATAGATTCAATCGAAGCCAGCTTTGGTAACCATCACGACTATGAGCCCGACTTGTTTATCTTCAATCCGGATTTGTCAGGCGGAGCAACGCTCGATGTTGGGGTCTATGGGCTTTGGTTCTTCTACGATCTGTGTCGAACGCTAGTTGTGAAACCTTCAAAACCTCAGGTAGAGATGTCGTGTCTTTATGAGGGGGCGAATGTTGATACCGATGCATGCTTTACATTCTCTGGTGATATGAACGGAAAAATATCGGCATCAACGGTGCAGAACCTTCCCCGAACAGCACATTTGAGTGGGCCTGATACCAAGATCACCATCCACGAGAAATGGTGGAATCCGGCCTTTATTGACATTGAACATCAAGGGAAAAAGTCGACCATCACCAACCAAGTGACGGGGAATGGATTCGAATTTGAAATCGACCATTTTTCAGGATTGGTGCTTCAAGGCAAAACTGAGTCGGATATCCTAAGCTCAGAGATAACCTCTCAAGTTCTCGATACGATGGAAAAGGCACTCATTGACTCTAACTATCCACATTTAACTCAACCTCGTCGTTAG
- a CDS encoding TIGR02391 family protein gives MARVESLDFSVVESICRLLGDTSSGFTGTEIGKLLYESGIEDIDSANTKWKRLNSALANKQMIDGCANNVLAFIQNAINPARHYNNLEWFNDTRFQLNQILSFAGFNIGENGKLGTVTKSNTISEAAARAYKLKDHLVSRNVHPDVLKYCKEELVVDNYFHAVFEATKSVADKIRNKTGLTSDGSALVDEAFSFKQVPHLALNSLVSESEKSEQKGFMNLLKGLFGTFRNTTAHAPKITWTIEEIDALDILSMVSLVHRRLDKAVQAKMMYESKI, from the coding sequence ATGGCAAGAGTAGAAAGTTTAGATTTTAGTGTGGTGGAATCTATTTGCCGATTACTTGGTGATACTTCTAGTGGTTTTACTGGAACAGAAATAGGAAAGTTACTTTACGAATCTGGTATTGAAGATATTGATTCAGCTAATACCAAATGGAAAAGGTTGAACTCAGCATTAGCAAATAAACAAATGATTGACGGGTGCGCTAACAATGTTTTGGCTTTTATCCAAAATGCGATTAATCCGGCTCGTCATTACAATAATTTAGAATGGTTTAATGATACTCGGTTCCAATTAAACCAGATTCTCAGTTTTGCTGGTTTCAATATTGGCGAAAATGGAAAGTTAGGCACAGTAACTAAATCGAATACGATCAGTGAAGCTGCCGCAAGGGCTTATAAATTAAAGGATCATTTAGTCTCTCGTAATGTCCATCCCGATGTTCTGAAATACTGTAAAGAAGAATTAGTTGTAGATAATTACTTTCATGCTGTATTCGAGGCGACTAAAAGTGTAGCTGATAAAATCAGAAATAAAACAGGTTTAACTTCTGATGGTTCAGCGTTGGTTGATGAGGCTTTTTCTTTTAAGCAAGTACCGCATTTAGCATTAAACTCTTTAGTTAGTGAAAGCGAGAAAAGTGAACAAAAAGGCTTTATGAATTTACTAAAAGGGCTATTTGGTACATTTCGTAATACTACAGCCCATGCACCAAAAATCACTTGGACTATAGAGGAAATTGATGCATTAGATATCCTTTCTATGGTCTCTTTGGTCCATCGCCGATTAGACAAAGCTGTCCAGGCTAAAATGATGTACGAATCAAAAATATAA
- a CDS encoding DUF3024 domain-containing protein: MAFSEIEQKRYEKTVEIYLDSRRPPVEIRDQLDLGYRVNGQAIEIFEVRPKWNDPSEKMESPIAKVKYYKSRNEWAIYWMKSDLKWHIYEPTAEVKSLEAFFEVLNADVYGSFWG, encoded by the coding sequence ATGGCATTCTCTGAAATCGAACAAAAACGATATGAAAAAACAGTTGAGATCTATCTGGACTCTCGTCGACCACCTGTAGAAATTAGGGACCAGTTAGATTTAGGATATCGAGTGAATGGGCAAGCAATAGAAATATTCGAAGTTCGCCCGAAATGGAACGACCCAAGTGAAAAAATGGAAAGTCCTATAGCCAAAGTGAAGTACTACAAATCACGTAATGAGTGGGCAATCTATTGGATGAAATCTGATTTAAAATGGCACATTTACGAACCGACAGCAGAGGTGAAGAGCCTTGAGGCGTTTTTTGAGGTTCTAAATGCGGATGTGTACGGAAGTTTTTGGGGATAA
- a CDS encoding TetR/AcrR family transcriptional regulator: MLREQIAESLEVAFSQHGFAEPSVAQLKTACNVSLRTLYKHYPSKEAMIVGALEHRHHRYLNFLLENAPADGLASILDIFDKLQQWMEEYAPHGCMSMNAMAAFPDNEIINQAVTEHKREVKALLGKQSQRDDLSSELFLLHEGVSSAWPVLGEEAVVSAQNMVTKLLKEIR; encoded by the coding sequence ATGCTAAGAGAACAAATTGCAGAGAGCCTTGAGGTTGCGTTTAGCCAGCATGGTTTTGCAGAGCCGAGTGTGGCTCAACTAAAGACGGCATGTAATGTCAGCCTACGTACGCTCTACAAACATTATCCATCGAAAGAAGCGATGATAGTGGGCGCCTTAGAGCACCGTCATCACCGCTACCTAAATTTCCTATTAGAAAATGCGCCTGCTGATGGCCTGGCATCCATACTGGATATCTTCGACAAGTTACAACAGTGGATGGAAGAGTATGCACCACACGGTTGTATGTCGATGAATGCGATGGCGGCTTTTCCTGACAACGAGATAATTAATCAAGCTGTTACTGAACATAAACGAGAAGTAAAAGCACTTCTGGGGAAGCAGAGTCAACGAGACGATCTGTCTTCAGAGCTTTTTCTACTTCATGAAGGTGTATCAAGCGCGTGGCCAGTATTAGGCGAAGAAGCGGTGGTATCAGCACAGAATATGGTGACAAAATTACTCAAGGAAATACGATGA
- a CDS encoding alcohol dehydrogenase family protein has translation MKFELPKTMKGVEMLGHGGAEMLGYREDIAVPQIESNEVLIKVMAAGVNNTDINTRIGWYSKNDDSDDASWSGEALKFPRIQGADVCGLIVAVGNEVSADRIGERVLIEPCLTEVYGRDLPQPWYFGSECDGGFAEYTKVAAKHAYAVNSSMSDVELASFPCSYSTAENMLTRANVAEGDRVLISGASGGVGSAAIQLAKARGAYVIAITSPSKNQQLLELGADEVIARDADLVEALGVNSVHVVIDLVAGDKWPEFLEVLKSHGRYAVSGAIGGAMVDLDVRTLYLKDLSFFGCTVLEPQVFQNLVNRIERQQIGAIVAESFPLADIHTAQDEFLKKKHVGKIVLEVAQR, from the coding sequence ATGAAATTCGAACTACCGAAAACAATGAAAGGCGTAGAGATGTTGGGTCATGGCGGAGCAGAAATGCTTGGCTACCGTGAAGATATCGCTGTTCCTCAAATTGAATCTAATGAAGTGTTGATCAAGGTGATGGCCGCAGGTGTGAACAACACCGACATCAACACACGAATCGGATGGTACTCAAAAAACGATGATTCAGACGACGCCAGTTGGTCGGGTGAAGCGCTAAAGTTCCCTCGTATCCAAGGTGCTGACGTGTGTGGTTTAATCGTGGCAGTCGGCAATGAAGTCTCGGCTGATCGTATTGGTGAGCGTGTTCTTATTGAACCTTGTTTAACGGAAGTGTACGGACGAGATCTACCACAGCCATGGTATTTTGGCTCTGAGTGCGATGGTGGTTTTGCTGAGTACACAAAAGTGGCAGCGAAACACGCTTATGCGGTGAACAGTTCTATGTCGGATGTAGAGTTAGCGTCTTTCCCATGTTCTTACTCAACAGCAGAGAACATGCTGACTCGCGCAAATGTGGCTGAAGGTGATCGCGTGCTTATCTCCGGAGCATCGGGCGGTGTGGGTTCAGCGGCGATTCAATTGGCGAAAGCACGCGGTGCTTACGTGATTGCAATTACTAGCCCAAGCAAGAACCAACAGTTACTTGAATTGGGTGCTGATGAAGTGATTGCTCGTGACGCTGATTTGGTGGAAGCATTAGGTGTAAATAGTGTGCATGTGGTTATCGATTTGGTTGCCGGTGACAAGTGGCCAGAGTTTCTTGAAGTCCTAAAATCGCATGGTCGTTATGCCGTCTCTGGTGCGATTGGTGGTGCGATGGTCGATCTCGATGTTCGCACTCTGTACCTGAAAGACCTTAGTTTTTTTGGTTGCACGGTTTTAGAGCCTCAAGTATTTCAAAACCTGGTTAACCGTATTGAGAGACAACAGATTGGCGCAATTGTCGCGGAGTCTTTCCCATTGGCTGACATCCATACTGCACAAGACGAGTTCTTGAAGAAAAAACACGTCGGCAAGATAGTGTTGGAAGTGGCTCAGAGATAA
- a CDS encoding DMT family transporter codes for MRMAANPLGPAVLIEARVLFAALTLLLVSFYLKKKISFHEHAKHFFILGLFNTTLPFLLFAYSAQTLNASTLAILNSTAPIWAAIIGAIWTKTALEAKVLLGLGIGVAGVGVLVGWDAMNIGREAMLPIFAAVMAAFSYGIASNYTKQAPKVEAFNNAHGSMWAAVLLVLPFVFFIPMRETPDITITTSVILLGAVCTGLAYLLYFNLVSELGAPSALSVTFIIPVFGILWGNLFLDEAIGINTITGSILVITGTMLVTGMTPSKMIESAKQKRAARGAR; via the coding sequence ATGAGAATGGCGGCTAATCCATTAGGGCCCGCAGTCTTGATTGAGGCCCGAGTTCTGTTCGCAGCACTGACTCTGCTTTTAGTTTCTTTCTATTTAAAAAAGAAGATCTCTTTTCATGAGCACGCGAAACACTTCTTCATTCTCGGGCTGTTTAACACCACACTTCCTTTTTTGCTTTTCGCTTATTCGGCTCAAACACTGAACGCCTCGACACTCGCCATCTTAAACTCTACCGCGCCAATATGGGCGGCAATCATTGGTGCGATATGGACCAAAACAGCACTTGAGGCGAAAGTTCTATTAGGACTTGGGATTGGGGTAGCGGGAGTTGGCGTGTTAGTCGGTTGGGATGCAATGAACATTGGCCGTGAGGCTATGCTTCCTATCTTTGCAGCAGTGATGGCGGCCTTTAGCTACGGAATAGCGTCAAACTATACGAAACAAGCCCCTAAAGTTGAGGCATTCAACAATGCTCATGGCAGCATGTGGGCTGCGGTGTTGCTGGTTTTACCATTTGTATTCTTTATTCCGATGAGAGAAACACCCGACATTACGATCACTACATCAGTTATCTTATTAGGCGCGGTATGTACTGGGTTAGCGTATCTACTTTACTTCAATCTAGTCTCTGAACTCGGCGCACCTTCAGCCCTGTCCGTGACCTTCATCATTCCGGTATTTGGTATTCTCTGGGGTAACTTATTCTTAGATGAAGCAATTGGCATCAATACGATTACTGGTTCAATTCTGGTTATCACTGGCACCATGTTAGTGACAGGTATGACACCTTCTAAGATGATAGAGAGTGCGAAGCAAAAACGAGCGGCGAGAGGAGCTCGTTAA
- a CDS encoding SDR family NAD(P)-dependent oxidoreductase encodes MRKKIMITGATDGIGLETAKMLAQQGHHILIHGRNPTKLSKVEAGLSRLSKDAIIESYVADLSSLSEVEALANQIKSKHEQLDVLINNAGVYKVSEITTKDNLDVRFSVNTIAPYLLTQKLLPLFDANGRIVNLSSAAQSSVDLEALVSPNPDALDGPIYAQSKLALTMWSIHLAHQLGDQGPLIIPVNPASFLGSKLVKDAYGLEGNDLGIGADILCRAALSEEFSNASGKYFDNDSGLFKDPHADALNSDKNQKLVTTLDQLLTDKL; translated from the coding sequence ATGCGAAAAAAGATCATGATTACAGGTGCGACAGATGGTATCGGTTTAGAGACCGCGAAAATGTTAGCCCAACAAGGGCATCACATCCTTATCCATGGACGTAACCCAACCAAACTCAGCAAAGTAGAAGCCGGCCTTTCTCGATTATCCAAGGATGCGATTATCGAAAGTTATGTTGCCGATCTCTCTTCTCTTTCTGAAGTTGAAGCGCTCGCCAACCAAATAAAGTCGAAGCATGAACAGCTCGACGTACTCATTAACAACGCCGGCGTCTACAAAGTTTCCGAGATCACTACCAAAGACAATCTCGATGTCCGATTTAGCGTCAACACCATTGCCCCTTATTTACTGACTCAAAAGCTGCTACCACTTTTTGATGCCAACGGTCGCATCGTCAATCTATCTTCAGCTGCTCAGTCATCGGTCGATCTCGAGGCGCTTGTCAGCCCAAATCCTGACGCTTTAGATGGCCCCATCTACGCACAAAGTAAGTTGGCGTTAACTATGTGGTCAATCCATCTTGCGCACCAATTAGGAGATCAAGGGCCCCTAATCATTCCCGTTAATCCAGCCTCATTTCTTGGCAGTAAATTGGTTAAAGATGCGTATGGTTTGGAAGGCAATGACTTGGGAATAGGCGCTGATATCTTGTGCCGAGCGGCACTATCGGAAGAGTTTTCTAACGCTTCTGGGAAATATTTTGATAATGACTCCGGGCTATTTAAAGATCCCCATGCCGATGCATTAAATTCGGATAAAAATCAGAAACTGGTGACGACTCTCGACCAGTTGCTTACAGATAAGCTTTAG
- a CDS encoding lipoate--protein ligase family protein has product MKLTNKLVRYPHIDVDRAFEKEDELLQQIQAGEIGQALMLWQAKTPTLVLPAGKKWPVTLESRKQLAAQGWQLTSRKTGGAPVPQLPGIINLSHIYHWPRDEAYNIQKAYRHLCDVLTLFFKELGIDVDVHATPGSYCDGDYNLNINKQKIVGTAQRVLLKQGGGQIVLSQACILLDADLENIVAPVNFYNQICDNPTVVDAQVHTLLSAHLTSLPNVDSLFQRLSQAFIKYA; this is encoded by the coding sequence TTGAAGTTAACCAATAAACTCGTACGTTACCCGCACATTGATGTTGATCGTGCGTTTGAAAAAGAAGATGAGTTATTGCAGCAAATACAGGCCGGTGAGATTGGACAAGCCTTAATGCTCTGGCAAGCAAAAACACCGACACTCGTTTTGCCTGCAGGTAAAAAGTGGCCAGTGACGTTAGAGTCTAGAAAGCAACTTGCGGCACAAGGCTGGCAACTCACCTCGCGAAAAACAGGTGGCGCTCCCGTTCCCCAACTGCCGGGGATCATTAACCTATCGCACATTTACCATTGGCCTCGCGATGAAGCCTACAACATCCAAAAAGCGTATCGACATTTATGCGATGTATTAACCCTGTTTTTTAAAGAACTGGGCATCGATGTGGATGTACACGCAACCCCCGGATCTTATTGTGATGGTGACTACAACCTCAATATCAATAAACAAAAAATAGTGGGTACTGCGCAGCGTGTATTGCTTAAACAAGGGGGCGGCCAAATTGTACTTTCGCAAGCTTGTATCTTGTTAGATGCCGACCTAGAGAACATCGTTGCGCCTGTGAATTTTTATAATCAAATTTGCGATAACCCGACCGTGGTGGATGCGCAGGTTCATACACTGTTGTCCGCGCACTTGACGAGCCTTCCCAACGTAGATTCACTCTTTCAGCGGTTAAGCCAAGCTTTCATCAAGTATGCGTAA
- a CDS encoding homocysteine S-methyltransferase family protein, with product MKTLTILDGGMGRELKEIGAPFSQPLWSAQALIEAPEFVSQAHQNFVDAGAEILITNSYACVPFHLGEELFEQRGFELAALSGELAKAVADNASHTVKVAGAIPPPFGSYRPDLFKVEEAAPIIQTLYDAQDPNIDLWIAETICSLQEFESIHAVLKQSNKPCYYAFSLEDTKSDSASIRSGESVIDAIKLACQSNATGIMFNCSVPEVMDQAIIDAKKVIGELGSDLEIGVYANNFAPISSEHEANDMLQEIRELDGQGYLVYAKRWHALGANIVGGCCGIGPKHIKALAAWKRSTQS from the coding sequence ATGAAAACACTAACCATACTTGATGGCGGCATGGGCCGAGAACTCAAAGAAATTGGCGCGCCATTTTCTCAACCGCTTTGGAGTGCTCAAGCGCTGATTGAAGCACCCGAATTTGTCAGCCAAGCGCATCAAAACTTTGTCGATGCAGGTGCTGAAATCTTGATCACCAATAGCTACGCGTGTGTGCCTTTTCATTTGGGTGAAGAGCTCTTTGAACAACGAGGCTTTGAACTCGCTGCACTATCTGGCGAACTGGCTAAAGCAGTTGCTGACAATGCTTCTCACACAGTGAAAGTGGCGGGCGCGATTCCACCGCCATTTGGCAGCTACCGACCAGACTTATTTAAGGTCGAAGAGGCCGCGCCAATCATCCAAACGCTTTACGATGCACAAGACCCGAACATCGACCTTTGGATAGCAGAAACCATCTGTAGCCTGCAAGAATTCGAATCAATTCATGCGGTACTCAAGCAATCAAACAAACCGTGTTATTACGCCTTTAGCTTGGAAGACACCAAGAGCGACTCTGCCAGCATTCGTTCTGGCGAAAGCGTAATAGACGCCATCAAACTTGCGTGCCAATCAAACGCGACAGGCATTATGTTTAACTGCTCAGTGCCAGAAGTGATGGATCAAGCCATTATTGATGCTAAGAAAGTGATTGGTGAGCTAGGCAGTGATTTAGAAATAGGTGTCTACGCCAATAACTTTGCACCGATCAGTAGCGAACATGAAGCAAATGATATGCTTCAAGAGATACGTGAACTGGATGGTCAAGGTTATTTAGTTTACGCAAAACGCTGGCACGCGCTGGGAGCGAATATTGTCGGTGGCTGTTGTGGCATCGGGCCAAAACACATTAAAGCCCTAGCCGCTTGGAAACGCTCCACACAGAGCTGA